A genomic region of Polyangiaceae bacterium contains the following coding sequences:
- a CDS encoding DUF3105 domain-containing protein, translating into MHLFRSLSASFAQHLVVVASVCITGCGEDVATVPSGPENVEVLTPGAPPLPGQTECRVVKTTNIALEVAAHVTTCTPVTYATNPPSGGNHWPTWAAFKKYTQRVPREMYVHAMEHGAVVLSYRCDDGCPDVVAALETVFDEAQGDPLCVMQGNGPKTRLVLTPDPDLDTPIAASAWGATYTATCIDTESLGTFISANYDKGPEKLCYPGEDIETTGGPKCD; encoded by the coding sequence ATGCACTTGTTTCGCAGCCTTTCTGCTTCCTTCGCCCAACATTTGGTGGTCGTCGCATCCGTCTGCATCACGGGATGCGGTGAAGATGTCGCAACGGTGCCGTCGGGTCCGGAGAACGTCGAGGTCCTCACGCCAGGCGCGCCACCCTTGCCCGGACAAACCGAGTGTCGCGTCGTCAAGACGACGAACATTGCGCTCGAAGTTGCCGCGCACGTGACCACATGCACACCCGTCACGTACGCGACGAATCCTCCGAGCGGTGGGAACCATTGGCCAACGTGGGCTGCGTTCAAGAAGTACACGCAGCGAGTGCCTCGCGAGATGTACGTTCACGCGATGGAGCACGGGGCCGTGGTGTTGTCGTACCGATGCGACGATGGCTGTCCGGACGTCGTCGCTGCGCTCGAAACGGTCTTCGACGAAGCGCAGGGAGACCCACTTTGCGTGATGCAAGGTAACGGACCCAAAACCCGCCTCGTGCTCACGCCCGATCCTGATCTCGACACACCCATCGCAGCGTCAGCTTGGGGTGCGACGTACACGGCGACGTGCATCGACACGGAGTCACTCGGCACGTTCATTTCCGCGAACTACGACAAAGGGCCCGAGAAGTTGTGTTACCCCGGTGAAGACATCGAGACGACGGGGGGACCCAAGTGTGACTGA